In Acidianus brierleyi, one genomic interval encodes:
- a CDS encoding DUF973 family protein: MSYNNPNLPNNQNNYQKDREALSKIRLYALLQIVTIIIGIVGSIALIATIIPTLLLSSAVPSNLVVLLTPIIGILIGLTILLLIISIVSILQLRKGYGILKTLSSDFSPPFTGTTLILIAIPLIILGLIVLALTIVPIIPLIVKHPHTVPSNILPSIALGLIIIVIAGIMALIGDILYSIVGSFNLSKRYGEEGFKTAGYLFIIALVLSLFNSLSQIFVFISSILYFIGIILIYTSAGNVLKRLQ, translated from the coding sequence ATGAGCTATAATAATCCAAATCTTCCAAACAATCAGAATAATTATCAAAAAGATAGAGAAGCATTAAGCAAAATAAGACTATACGCACTTCTGCAGATTGTAACAATAATAATAGGTATAGTTGGAAGTATAGCCTTAATTGCAACAATAATTCCCACTTTACTCCTATCTTCTGCAGTTCCTAGCAATCTAGTTGTATTATTGACACCTATTATTGGTATTTTAATTGGGCTAACTATACTACTCCTTATAATTAGTATTGTATCCATATTACAACTAAGAAAAGGATATGGAATATTGAAAACACTCTCTTCTGATTTTAGTCCCCCATTTACTGGGACAACGTTGATATTGATAGCTATTCCACTGATTATCTTAGGTTTAATAGTTCTAGCATTAACTATAGTTCCAATAATTCCTCTTATTGTAAAACATCCACACACTGTTCCTTCTAATATTTTGCCGTCTATTGCATTAGGATTAATAATAATTGTTATAGCAGGAATAATGGCTTTGATAGGAGATATATTATATTCAATTGTAGGTAGCTTTAATTTAAGTAAAAGATACGGAGAGGAAGGATTTAAAACTGCGGGTTATCTTTTCATAATAGCTTTAGTATTATCATTATTTAACAGTTTATCTCAAATCTTTGTATTTATATCTTCTATTCTATATTTTATAGGTATAATATTGATTTATACTTCCGCTGGCAATGTACTAAAGAGATTACAGTAA